The Cyanobacteria bacterium QS_8_64_29 genomic sequence GCGGCCTCACCCCCGGCTTGCGCGCGGCGGCCGATGCCCTCACCCCCCTCTAGGCGCACGGGCTGCGCTGCTGCCTCGGCTGGGGGTTGCCAGCCCACCAGGGCCCACACCGGGGTGCCGCGCGTCAGGTCCAGGTTGTCGCCCGGCTCGCTGCGTGCGATCGCCAGCGCCTCGCCGTTGGGTAAGGGGGCCGCTTGCTCGATGGCAATCTCGGCCGCGCGCTCGGGGCGGATCAGATCCAGCTCGACCGACTCGGGCGCCGCTCGGCCGCGCAGGCAGCGCAGCGCCGCCACGGCAGCGGCACAGGCAAACACGGGCAGCGTATAACCGGCACGGGCAGCGGAGGCGGTCATAGCCCCAACCAAGGTACGGGCGCGCGCACCGGTCGCCCGAGCGGGGTTACATCTTGCGGGAGTAGTACTCGATCACCAGCAGTTCGTTGACCTCAAGCGCGACCCACTCCCGCTCGATGGCGCCGTTGACCTTGCCGGTGAGGGTGTTTTTGTCGAACTCGAGGTGGCTGGGGAGGTTGGCCAAGCCCGGGAACTCCAGGTTCTGCTCGGCCAGGCGGCGGGAGCGATCGCGATCGCGCACGGCGATGACATCGCCGGGCTGGCAGCGGTAGCTGGGGATGTCGGTGGCGCGCCCGTTAACTAGGACGTGCCCGTGATTGACGAACTGGCGCGCTGCCGGAATGGTCGGGGCCAGGCCCAGCCGAAAGGTGGTATTGTCCAGCCGCATCTCCAGCAGCTCCAGCAGGCGCTGGCCGGTCGAGCCCGTCTCGCGGCGCGCCTGGAGGACGTAGTTCATCAGCTGCCGCTCGGTGACGCCGTAGTTGTAGCGCAGCTTCTGCTTTTCCTCGAGCCGGACGGCGTACTCCGAGCGCTTGCGGCGCTGTTGGCCGTGCTGGCCGGGCGGGTAGGAGCGGCGCGGCGTCTTGCGCGTCAGCCCGGGCAGATCGCCCAGGCGGCGCGTAACGCGCAGGCGCGGACCAGTGTATCGGGACATAGCGATCGCTCGTCTGGCAGTGGCACGCAAAAACGGCCCATTATTGTAGCGCACCGAGGGAGCCAGCCAAACCAGCGCTCGGGCGGAAGCCTTCAGCTCGGCCGAGCCGCTAGGTTAGAAGCGGAAGCAGGATGGAGACCCATGAGCCAAGATTTGCGCATCGTTTCGCTGCTGCCGGCTGCCACCGAAACGGTCGCCGCCCTGGGACTGAGTGAGGCCTTGGTGGGACGCTCGCACGAATGCGACTTTCCGCCGCAGGTGCAATCGCTGCCGGTTTGTACCCGCGCCCTCCTCGACGGGGACCAGGCCAGCAGCGCCATCGATGCCGACGTACGCAACCTGGTCGAGTCGGCCCTGAGCTTGTACCAGGTCGATGCGGCGGCGCTGCAGCGGCTTCAGCCCACGCACGTCGTGACGCAAGATCAGTGCGATGCCTGCGCTGTCAGCCTGGGCGAGGTGCAAGCGGCGCTGGCCGAGTTCACGGGCAACCAGCCCCAGATCGTGACGCTGCGGGCTACGACGCTGAGCGAGGTCTGGCGCGATATCGAGGCCCTGGCGGGCGAGTTGGGGGTCGATGCAAGCCCGACGCTAACGGATCTGCAGGCGCGCGTTGATGCCTGCACCCAAACGATTGAGACGCTCGAGCCCCCCGATCACCCGCGCGTTGCCTTGCTGGAGTGGACCGATCCGCTCATGGCAGCGGGCAACTGGATCCCGGAGCTAGCCCGGCTGGCCGGCGCTCGGCCCGCTCTGGGCACGCCCGGTGATCGCTCGCCCTACCTATCGTGGCAGGCGCTCTACCAAGCCGATCCGGAAGTGATCGTCGTCATGCCCTGCGGCTTCGATCTGAGCCGCACCCGCCAGGCAGCGCAAAGCTTGCTCCAGCAGCCTGGGTGGTTGCAGCTGCAAGCCGTCCGCAACAACGCTGTCTGCATTGCCGATGGCAACGCCTACTTCAACCGACCCGGCCCGCGCTTGGTCGACTCGCTGGAGATCCTGGCCGAAATGCTGCACCCGCAGTCGTTCGACTACGGCTACCAAGGAAGGGCTTGGGAGCGGCTGAGCATGCCGGTTGCCATTGGCTGATCCGCGCTCAAGCCTGCGCCCGGCGGGCGACGCGGCGCCACCAACAGTCGAGCGGATAGTACACGGCAGGGGCCCAGAGCGCGCTCAGCAGGGCTGAGACGAGTGCGATCACCTGGTAGCGAACCCAAAGCTCGCCCAGGCGGTCGGGGTGGGCAATGCCGTGCTGGAGCGCCATCACCGTCTCGGCAACACCGGTCATGGCAAACGTCACTAAGACGACGGCGATCGCGTCCGCGCGGAAGGCACGCGCTTGCCCCAGGCGGCCGCTCAAAAAACCGACAATCGCCAGGCTCAGGGCGTGTGCCGGTGAGGCCGCACTCAGCCCATCTTGGACCCAACCCAAGGCAAGGCCTGCAACGCCGCCTTGCCAAGCCGGGCGCTTGAGGCTCCAGGCAACGACCCAAATCAGCAACCAGTACGGGCCCAGTCCCAGCAGCTGGGCCCCCGGCCAACGGGCTAGCATGAGCAGGGCGCAGGCGAGCGCCGAGCCTGGCGTGACGGCCAAATCGAGCAAGCGATGGTTTCCCAGCATCGGCAGCACCGTTTCAGGAGGCCGCATCGTTGCTTGCGGGGTCGAAGGGCTTGACAAACCCCCATTCCAGGTTGCGAATGGGGGCTGTCAGCTCCACCTGGGCTGATGGTACGGCCTTGCCCTGCTCGGTAACTGAACGAACCTTTCCCAGCGGAATTCCCGGCGGGAACAGTCGGCTGGCTTGGGAGGTGACCACCACATCACCGGATTTGACGTCGGGGCGCTTGTCGAAAAAGCGCATGACGGCGCGATCGGTGCCCTGGCCCTGCAGGACACCCATATGGCGGCTGCGGCTGATGGTAGTTCCCACCTGACTTTCGGGATCGCTCACGAGCCGGACGCGACTCGTATGCGGCGTTACCGCAATGATGCGACCCACCAGCCCGCCATAGCCTTTAACCGTATCGCCCGCTTCGATGCCATCGCTTCGGCCCGCCCCTAGGGTCAGCTGCTGCCACCAGCGATCCGCACTGCGCCCGATGATGGGCGCAGCGATAGTGGCATTGCTCTGGTTCTGGGCAAAAGCTAGCAGCTTCTCAAGTTTCTGGTTCTGGCTCTCGAGCTCGGCAACGCGCGCTTGCAGTTCTTGAATGCGGGCGCTGGTAATGCGCTCTTGGGGCGTGGGGCGCAGCTGCAGCGGCCGCGTTACGGTTTGGTAGAGCTCAACCAGCAGGCCCGCCTGCGTTTGGCGCATCCCCCACGCGCCTACCAGGACCAGGCCAACCAAGAGGGCTTTAACCGCATGCTGGCGCCACCAGCGAACCACCGCAAACATAGCCGGTCGGTCTATCGGGCGCTCGAGCGCTCGCTGAACAGGCGTGCCAGATTTTGCTCGTCAAAGCGCCCCAGGACCTGGCTGGTTCCGCGAACGACGCAGCGCAACGGATCCTCGGCGACGTAGGTCTCAATGCCGGTTTCGTGCGCGATCAGCTCGTCCAAGCCGCTCAGCAGCGCTCCGCCACCGGTCAGGGCAATGCCGCGGTTGATGATGTCGGCCGAGAGCTCGGGCGGGGTCCGCTCTAGGGTCCGCTTGACAGCCTCGACGATCGCGGCCAGCGGCTCCGACATGCTCTCGCGAATCTCGGGGCCCTTGAGCGTGACATTGCGCGGCAGCCCCGAAAACAGATGCAGTCCCCGCACCTGCATCTGGGCTGCGTCGTTGGCCTCGCTGGGATAGGCCGAGCCCACCTGAATTTTGATGTCCTCGGCGGTGCGCTCGCCCACCACCAAGTTGTGAACCTTTTTCATGTACTGGGCGATCGCTTCGCTGAGCTCGTTGCCAGCCACCCGCACGGACTCGCTCAGGACCGTGCCCTGCAGGCTCAATACGGCCACCTCAGTGGTACCGCCGCCCACGTCCACCAGCATGCTTCCCACCGGTTCGTCCACCGGCAGGCCTG encodes the following:
- a CDS encoding rod shape-determining protein MreC, which codes for MFAVVRWWRQHAVKALLVGLVLVGAWGMRQTQAGLLVELYQTVTRPLQLRPTPQERITSARIQELQARVAELESQNQKLEKLLAFAQNQSNATIAAPIIGRSADRWWQQLTLGAGRSDGIEAGDTVKGYGGLVGRIIAVTPHTSRVRLVSDPESQVGTTISRSRHMGVLQGQGTDRAVMRFFDKRPDVKSGDVVVTSQASRLFPPGIPLGKVRSVTEQGKAVPSAQVELTAPIRNLEWGFVKPFDPASNDAAS
- the mreD gene encoding rod shape-determining protein MreD — translated: MLGNHRLLDLAVTPGSALACALLMLARWPGAQLLGLGPYWLLIWVVAWSLKRPAWQGGVAGLALGWVQDGLSAASPAHALSLAIVGFLSGRLGQARAFRADAIAVVLVTFAMTGVAETVMALQHGIAHPDRLGELWVRYQVIALVSALLSALWAPAVYYPLDCWWRRVARRAQA
- a CDS encoding rod shape-determining protein (functions in MreBCD complex in some organisms) — protein: MSLNRLSRDVGIDLGTANTLVFVTNSEDILDEPSVVAIDKNTQEVLAIGQQAKAMLGRTPENIVALRPLRDGVIADFESAELMLQQFIRKALNGRSLFRPRIAIGIPSGVTGVERRAVMEAASQAGAREVFLLDEPIAAAIGAGLPVDEPVGSMLVDVGGGTTEVAVLSLQGTVLSESVRVAGNELSEAIAQYMKKVHNLVVGERTAEDIKIQVGSAYPSEANDAAQMQVRGLHLFSGLPRNVTLKGPEIRESMSEPLAAIVEAVKRTLERTPPELSADIINRGIALTGGGALLSGLDELIAHETGIETYVAEDPLRCVVRGTSQVLGRFDEQNLARLFSERSSAR
- the rpsD gene encoding 30S ribosomal protein S4 produces the protein MSRYTGPRLRVTRRLGDLPGLTRKTPRRSYPPGQHGQQRRKRSEYAVRLEEKQKLRYNYGVTERQLMNYVLQARRETGSTGQRLLELLEMRLDNTTFRLGLAPTIPAARQFVNHGHVLVNGRATDIPSYRCQPGDVIAVRDRDRSRRLAEQNLEFPGLANLPSHLEFDKNTLTGKVNGAIEREWVALEVNELLVIEYYSRKM
- a CDS encoding cobalamin-binding protein — protein: MSQDLRIVSLLPAATETVAALGLSEALVGRSHECDFPPQVQSLPVCTRALLDGDQASSAIDADVRNLVESALSLYQVDAAALQRLQPTHVVTQDQCDACAVSLGEVQAALAEFTGNQPQIVTLRATTLSEVWRDIEALAGELGVDASPTLTDLQARVDACTQTIETLEPPDHPRVALLEWTDPLMAAGNWIPELARLAGARPALGTPGDRSPYLSWQALYQADPEVIVVMPCGFDLSRTRQAAQSLLQQPGWLQLQAVRNNAVCIADGNAYFNRPGPRLVDSLEILAEMLHPQSFDYGYQGRAWERLSMPVAIG